In Molothrus ater isolate BHLD 08-10-18 breed brown headed cowbird chromosome 21, BPBGC_Mater_1.1, whole genome shotgun sequence, a single genomic region encodes these proteins:
- the LOC118694029 gene encoding neuferricin, with product MWRGAAAALLLGLAAACLLRRGFEPRARLLSASELRRYRGAPGEPGLYLALLGRVFDVERGRKHYGPGGAYSGFAGRDATRAFASGDFSPAGLVDSVSGLSPAELLSIHSWLSFYSNNYEPVGKLVGRFYDENGAPTEALREVEAAIEEALRLQAESDQKQQQFPPCNSEWSSAKGTRFWCSRESGGVPRAWAGVPRRLHRPGSQGTPCVCVRSSGPPWGQPGSSQHRDRGDLDDPRLQLYEGCHPLAEQCVLPTG from the exons ATGTGGCGGGGCGCGGCCGCGGCgctgctgctgggcctggcCGCCGCCTGCCTCCTGCGCCGCGGGTTCGAGCCCCGCGCCCGCCTGCTCAGCGCCTCCGAGCTGCGCCGATACCGGGGGGCGCCGGGCGAGCCCGGGCTCTACCTCGCTCTGCTGGGACGGGTCTTCGATGTGGAGCGCGGCCGCAAGCACTACGGGCCCGGCGGCGCGTACAGCGGGTTCGCAG GCAGAGATGCCACCCGAGCGTTTGCCAGCGGCGATTTCAGCCCGGCGGGGCTGGTGGACTCCGTGTCAGGGCTGTCCCCcgcagagctgctctccatccacAGCTGGCTGAGCTTCTACAGCAACAACTACGAGCCTGTGG GGAAGCTGGTGGGCAGATTCTATGATGAAAATGGAGCACCGACAGAAGCCCTGAGGGAGGTGGAGGCTGCCATTGAGGAAGCTCTCAGACTGCAAGCAGAAAGTgatcagaagcagcagcagttcccaCCCTGCAACTCTGAATGGAGCTCTGCTAAAGGCACTCGCTTCTGGTGCTCCAGAGAGAG CGGGGGCgtgcccagagcctgggccGGGGTCCCGCGGAGGCTGCACCGCCCCGGCTCGCAGGGCACTCCCTGCGTGTGTGTCAGGAGCTCGGGGCCGCCCtggggccagcctggctcctcccAGCACCGCGACAGAGGCGACCTGGATGACCCTCGGCTGCAGCTGTACGAGGGCTGCCATCCCCTGGCCGAGCAGTGCGTGCTCCCCAcgggctga